The genomic segment GGCGATGCGGTCCTCGGCCGCCTTGATCTCTTCGACGGCACCCGGGGTGCGCATGATGTCCAGCGTCTCGAGCAAGCCCTGATAGTCGCTCATGCTCATGAACACTGCGACGGGCTTGCCGTTTCGCGTTATCACGACCTCCTCGGTCGCGCCGTCGAGGGCGTCGACAATC from the Actinomycetota bacterium genome contains:
- a CDS encoding type II toxin-antitoxin system Phd/YefM family antitoxin, with the translated sequence MPTITDMTKYFTITDAKAHLNEIVDALDGATEEVVITRNGKPVAVFMSMSDYQGLLETLDIMRTPGAVEEIKAAEDRIAAGDYITGEALRAKYLPKD